One genomic window of Bradyrhizobium sp. CCGE-LA001 includes the following:
- the metG gene encoding methionine--tRNA ligase, with product MASRAKKTVKRKSGKKAAKKTVKKTAKKAVKALARKAVKKAKKTAAKRGLKKGTAKTSKKAAKKQPAAKKAVKKAAKTPAKTPAKTSAKQVAKKARAAASAVTSAPAAVATPPETLKSQVSKPKVSKPKAPRAPKPAAASQVAAPVAAPARDNVFYITTAIAYPNGSPHIGHAYEAISTDVLARFARLDGKDVFFLTGTDEHGQKMVQTAAGENMSVSALAARNAGRFKEMDQRLNVSFDRFIRTTEEQHHRSSQEIWRRMEANGDIYADTYAGWYSVRDEAYYAEDETRVNGDGVRLGPQGTPVEWVEEKSYFFRLSAYQDKLLRLYADHPEFVGPDSRKNEVVSFVKGGLRDLSISRTTFDWGVKVPGDEEHVMYVWVDALTNYITGVGFPDEQDANWRYWPADVHIIGKDIIRFHAVYWPAFLMSAGIPLPKRVYAHGFLFNRGEKMSKSVGNTVDPFNLADQYGVDQLRYFFLREVPFGQDGNYNHEAIVARINADLANDLGNLAQRSLSMIAKQLGGVLPEPGEFSDNDKAILAMADGMIAASREAMATQQIHHWLNAVWAVVAEANRYFAGEAPWALAKTDPIRQKTVLYVTAEVVRQIAILAQPAMPTASGLLLDSLGIPAEERNFMMLGGATRIAPGSTLPAPTPAFPRYIEPAA from the coding sequence GTGGCATCGCGAGCTAAGAAAACCGTCAAACGCAAGAGCGGCAAGAAGGCTGCGAAGAAGACCGTCAAGAAAACCGCGAAGAAGGCTGTGAAGGCGCTCGCGCGCAAAGCTGTGAAAAAGGCCAAGAAGACTGCTGCCAAGAGGGGCCTGAAGAAGGGCACTGCGAAGACGTCCAAGAAGGCGGCTAAGAAGCAGCCTGCCGCCAAGAAGGCGGTAAAGAAGGCTGCCAAGACACCGGCCAAGACACCGGCCAAGACTTCGGCGAAGCAGGTGGCCAAGAAGGCAAGGGCGGCTGCGTCCGCCGTGACGTCCGCTCCGGCTGCCGTCGCTACGCCGCCGGAGACGTTGAAGTCCCAGGTGTCCAAGCCAAAAGTGTCCAAGCCTAAGGCACCGCGTGCGCCAAAGCCCGCTGCGGCTTCGCAGGTCGCAGCGCCCGTCGCCGCTCCCGCTCGCGATAACGTCTTCTACATCACGACGGCGATCGCCTATCCCAATGGCAGCCCGCATATCGGTCACGCCTATGAGGCGATCTCGACCGACGTGCTGGCGCGCTTTGCCCGGCTCGACGGCAAGGACGTGTTCTTCCTGACTGGCACCGACGAGCATGGTCAGAAAATGGTTCAGACGGCGGCCGGCGAGAACATGTCCGTCTCCGCGCTCGCGGCCCGCAATGCCGGCCGCTTCAAGGAAATGGACCAGCGTCTGAACGTGTCGTTCGACCGCTTCATCCGCACCACCGAGGAGCAGCATCATCGCTCCAGCCAGGAGATCTGGCGGCGCATGGAAGCAAACGGCGACATCTATGCCGACACTTATGCCGGTTGGTACTCCGTGCGGGACGAGGCGTATTACGCCGAGGACGAAACGCGCGTAAACGGCGACGGGGTCCGGCTCGGCCCGCAGGGCACGCCGGTCGAATGGGTTGAGGAGAAGAGCTATTTCTTCCGCCTGTCGGCGTACCAGGACAAGCTACTCAGGCTTTATGCAGACCACCCCGAATTCGTCGGGCCTGACTCGCGCAAGAACGAGGTGGTGAGCTTCGTCAAAGGTGGCCTGCGCGATCTCTCGATCTCGCGGACGACGTTCGATTGGGGCGTGAAGGTGCCAGGCGACGAAGAGCACGTGATGTATGTCTGGGTCGACGCGCTGACCAACTACATCACCGGCGTCGGCTTCCCCGACGAGCAGGACGCGAATTGGCGCTATTGGCCGGCCGACGTGCACATCATCGGCAAGGACATCATCCGTTTCCACGCCGTGTATTGGCCGGCGTTCCTGATGTCTGCGGGGATTCCGCTGCCGAAGCGGGTCTATGCCCACGGCTTCCTGTTCAACAGGGGCGAGAAGATGTCGAAGTCGGTCGGCAACACTGTCGATCCATTCAACCTCGCCGACCAGTACGGCGTCGACCAGTTGCGATACTTCTTTCTGCGCGAGGTGCCGTTCGGCCAAGACGGCAATTACAACCACGAGGCCATCGTTGCGCGGATCAATGCGGATCTCGCCAACGACCTCGGCAACCTTGCGCAACGCTCATTGTCGATGATCGCCAAGCAACTCGGCGGCGTGCTGCCGGAGCCGGGCGAGTTCAGCGACAATGACAAGGCCATCCTGGCGATGGCCGACGGCATGATCGCCGCATCGCGCGAAGCCATGGCGACGCAGCAGATCCATCACTGGCTCAATGCCGTGTGGGCGGTGGTGGCGGAAGCCAATCGCTATTTCGCGGGCGAGGCGCCATGGGCGCTCGCCAAGACCGACCCTATCAGGCAGAAGACGGTGCTCTATGTCACCGCCGAGGTCGTGCGCCAGATCGCGATCCTGGCCCAGCCGGCGATGCCGACAGCCTCGGGATTGCTGCTCGACAGTCTCGGCATCCCCGCGGAGGAGCGCAATTTCATGATGCTCGGCGGCGCCACGCGGATCGCGCCCGGCTCGACCTTGCCGGCGCCGACGCCGGCGTTCCCGCGCTACATCGAGCCGGCGGCCTGA
- a CDS encoding DNA polymerase III subunit delta': MSPRQTERETAIAHPRETSRLFGHREAEAALLAAYRSGRIPHAWLIGGPQGIGKATLAYRMARFVLAHGQPMAPSVQHAEDLAIGPDDSVARQVAASSHGGLLTLERTANDRGVMRTVITVDETRETIGFFGSTAAAEGWRVCIVDTVDELNPNAANALLKILEEPPQRSLFLLVSHAPARVLATIQSRCRKLRLRPLATDDVIGAAASAADLDPSDPALREAAEASEGSVARALTLLGGDALKLQQRTAALLARLPQVDPRELHTLGDSLGSSDRVALAAFFDGIDRWIAERLHADEANANQNLPRLARLAEVWEKIVRAARDTETYNLERKPLVFSVFGWLADATR, translated from the coding sequence ATGAGCCCGCGCCAGACCGAGCGCGAAACCGCGATTGCGCATCCGCGCGAAACGTCGAGGCTGTTCGGCCATCGCGAGGCCGAGGCGGCGCTGCTCGCAGCCTATCGCAGCGGGCGCATCCCGCATGCCTGGCTGATCGGCGGACCGCAGGGGATCGGCAAGGCAACGCTGGCCTATCGCATGGCGCGCTTCGTGCTCGCCCATGGTCAGCCGATGGCGCCCTCGGTGCAGCACGCCGAGGACCTTGCGATCGGTCCCGATGATTCCGTGGCTCGACAGGTCGCGGCGAGTTCGCATGGTGGCCTGCTGACGCTGGAGCGCACCGCCAACGACCGAGGCGTGATGCGCACTGTCATCACGGTCGATGAGACGCGCGAGACGATCGGCTTCTTCGGCTCCACGGCCGCCGCCGAAGGCTGGCGCGTCTGCATCGTCGACACCGTCGACGAGCTGAACCCCAATGCAGCTAACGCGCTGCTGAAGATCCTCGAAGAGCCCCCGCAGCGATCGCTCTTCCTGCTGGTCAGCCACGCGCCCGCACGCGTGCTCGCCACGATCCAGTCGCGCTGCCGCAAGCTGCGGCTTCGCCCGCTCGCCACGGACGATGTGATCGGCGCTGCAGCCTCGGCGGCCGATCTCGATCCGAGCGATCCGGCGCTGCGCGAGGCGGCCGAAGCCTCGGAGGGCAGTGTTGCACGGGCGCTGACGCTGCTCGGCGGCGATGCGCTCAAGCTCCAGCAGCGCACGGCGGCGCTGCTCGCGCGTCTGCCGCAGGTCGATCCGCGCGAATTGCACACGCTCGGAGATTCGCTCGGCAGCAGCGACCGCGTCGCGCTCGCGGCCTTCTTCGACGGCATCGACCGCTGGATCGCGGAGCGCCTGCATGCGGACGAAGCCAATGCCAACCAGAACCTGCCGCGCCTTGCGCGACTAGCTGAGGTATGGGAAAAGATCGTCCGCGCTGCGCGCGACACCGAAACCTACAATCTGGAGCGCAAGCCCTTGGTTTTCTCGGTGTTCGGCTGGCTGGCGGACGCAACGCGCTAG
- the tmk gene encoding dTMP kinase, giving the protein MSESAVRWPSGRGRFITFEGGEGTGKSTQIKKLADRLKAARMRILVTREPGGSPGAEIMRHLVLSGMGKLLGPEAETLLFAAARDDHVRSVIQPALNQGAWVLCDRFADSTRAYQGSLGRVPAGLINAMQRVTIGDLKPDLTIILDLPVEIGLQRAAARRGSATPDRFEGENLKFHQDLRDAYRKIAAEEPARCVMIDANSDPDTVAGRIWTALRERLLPTPASVLSR; this is encoded by the coding sequence ATGAGTGAAAGTGCGGTACGCTGGCCGTCTGGACGCGGACGCTTCATCACCTTTGAAGGTGGTGAGGGGACAGGCAAGTCGACCCAGATCAAGAAGCTTGCCGATCGCCTCAAGGCGGCAAGGATGCGCATCCTGGTCACGCGCGAGCCGGGCGGCTCCCCGGGCGCAGAGATCATGCGCCATCTGGTACTGTCGGGAATGGGCAAGCTGCTCGGGCCCGAGGCCGAGACGCTGCTGTTCGCCGCAGCCCGCGACGACCATGTCCGCAGCGTGATTCAGCCCGCGCTCAACCAGGGCGCCTGGGTGCTTTGCGACCGTTTCGCCGACTCGACGCGGGCCTACCAGGGCAGCCTCGGCCGCGTGCCGGCTGGCCTGATCAATGCCATGCAGCGTGTCACGATCGGCGATCTCAAGCCGGACCTCACCATCATCCTCGACCTGCCGGTCGAGATCGGCCTGCAGCGCGCCGCCGCGCGCCGCGGCAGCGCCACGCCCGACCGCTTCGAGGGCGAGAACCTCAAGTTCCACCAAGATCTCCGCGATGCCTATCGGAAGATCGCTGCGGAAGAGCCCGCGCGTTGTGTGATGATCGACGCAAATTCCGATCCCGATACGGTTGCCGGGCGCATCTGGACGGCGCTGCGCGAACGTCTCCTTCCCACCCCAGCATCGGTGCTATCGCGATGA
- a CDS encoding D-alanyl-D-alanine carboxypeptidase family protein codes for MAFLLSQLRRPRLTAGALARGLIAAVLVMGIGWGGAIYAANQSVQGAKKAEDTGFDGDAPTAILIEASSGSVLFEKNADELRAPSSMMKLMTAEVVFNAVKKGDIKLTDEYRISENAWRRGGAPSGGSTMFAAINSKVSVDDLLHGAIIQSGNDACIALAEAMAGNERIFAADFMTKRARELGLTRSTFANASGLPDPGNKMTVRELGMLARHIILDFPEFYKLFGEKEFTWNKIRQPNRNPLLNSMEGADGLKTGFTKEGGYGMVGSAVQNGTRLIVVVNGLDDPDDRATEAKKMLEWGFRNFETRTLIAAEQPVGYAKVFGGESRSVKLVAKTPVKVMVHRNGSDKLIARVVYSGPVRAPVEAGQKIGVVKVWRSGNIAVETPVYAADAVGTGSTMRRAIDGASELVIGMFRAGAEKL; via the coding sequence ATGGCATTTCTTCTTTCCCAGCTTCGTCGCCCCCGGCTCACCGCCGGTGCGCTGGCGCGCGGGCTGATCGCGGCGGTTCTGGTCATGGGCATCGGCTGGGGCGGGGCGATCTACGCCGCCAACCAGAGCGTCCAGGGCGCGAAGAAAGCAGAAGACACGGGTTTCGACGGCGATGCCCCGACTGCGATCCTGATCGAGGCCTCCTCGGGCAGCGTGCTGTTCGAGAAGAACGCTGACGAGTTGCGCGCGCCCTCCAGCATGATGAAGCTGATGACCGCAGAGGTCGTCTTCAACGCCGTCAAGAAGGGCGACATCAAGCTGACCGACGAGTACCGGATCAGCGAGAATGCCTGGCGCAGGGGCGGGGCGCCCTCGGGCGGCTCGACCATGTTCGCCGCGATCAACAGCAAGGTCTCGGTCGACGATCTCCTGCATGGGGCGATCATCCAGAGCGGCAACGATGCCTGCATCGCGCTCGCCGAGGCCATGGCGGGCAACGAGCGGATCTTCGCGGCCGATTTCATGACCAAGCGCGCGCGCGAGCTCGGCCTTACCCGATCGACCTTCGCCAACGCGAGTGGCTTGCCTGATCCCGGCAACAAGATGACGGTGCGCGAGCTCGGCATGCTCGCCCGGCATATCATCCTGGATTTCCCCGAGTTCTACAAACTGTTCGGCGAGAAGGAGTTCACCTGGAACAAGATCCGCCAGCCCAACCGCAATCCGCTGCTCAATTCGATGGAAGGCGCCGACGGCCTCAAGACCGGCTTCACCAAGGAGGGCGGCTACGGCATGGTCGGCTCGGCCGTGCAGAACGGCACGCGGCTGATCGTGGTGGTCAACGGATTGGACGATCCTGATGACCGTGCCACGGAAGCCAAGAAGATGCTGGAATGGGGCTTTCGCAATTTCGAGACCCGCACGCTGATCGCGGCCGAGCAGCCCGTCGGCTATGCCAAGGTGTTCGGCGGCGAGAGCCGTTCGGTCAAGCTCGTCGCCAAGACGCCCGTGAAGGTGATGGTGCACAGGAACGGCAGCGACAAGCTGATCGCCCGCGTCGTCTACAGCGGCCCGGTGCGGGCGCCGGTCGAGGCCGGCCAGAAGATCGGCGTGGTGAAAGTCTGGCGCAGCGGTAACATTGCGGTGGAAACGCCGGTCTATGCCGCCGATGCTGTTGGCACCGGCTCGACCATGCGCCGCGCGATCGACGGTGCCAGCGAGCTCGTGATCGGCATGTTCCGCGCAGGCGCCGAGAAGCTCTGA
- a CDS encoding alpha/beta fold hydrolase produces MSSTRMIKANGIDLFIREQGQGPLVVLCHGWPELSYSWRHQIPALAAAGFRVVAPDMRGYGQSAAPPDVAAYSIFDTVGDIVGLVQALGESKAMVVGHDWGAPVAWHAALFRPDIFTAVAGLSVPPPFRGRGRPLDLLRQGGITNFYWQYFQTPGVAEAELERDVARTMRIVLGGRGLADPSAAMFVQEGRGFLGHAGAEEPLPGWLSEADLAYFTESFRKSGFRGGLNWYRNIDRNWELTAPWQDAQIHQPSLFIAGSKDAVITGLIGAKRVNELERVLPNLKCKLILDGAGHWVQQERPEEVNAALVTFVKESAAQ; encoded by the coding sequence ATGTCCTCAACCCGGATGATCAAGGCCAACGGGATCGACCTCTTCATCCGCGAGCAGGGCCAGGGGCCGCTCGTGGTGCTGTGTCATGGCTGGCCCGAACTGTCCTATTCCTGGCGCCATCAGATCCCGGCTCTGGCGGCGGCCGGCTTTCGTGTTGTCGCCCCCGACATGCGCGGCTACGGCCAGAGCGCAGCGCCGCCCGACGTGGCCGCCTATTCCATTTTCGATACCGTCGGCGACATCGTCGGCCTGGTCCAGGCCCTGGGTGAGAGCAAGGCGATGGTGGTCGGGCACGACTGGGGCGCACCGGTGGCCTGGCACGCGGCGCTGTTCCGCCCTGACATCTTCACGGCGGTCGCCGGCCTGAGCGTGCCGCCACCCTTCCGCGGCCGCGGCAGGCCGCTCGACCTGCTGCGCCAGGGTGGCATCACGAACTTCTATTGGCAGTATTTCCAGACGCCGGGCGTCGCCGAGGCCGAGCTTGAGCGTGACGTCGCCCGCACCATGCGCATCGTGCTCGGCGGGCGCGGCTTGGCCGATCCCTCAGCGGCGATGTTCGTGCAGGAAGGCAGGGGCTTTCTCGGCCATGCCGGCGCCGAGGAGCCGCTGCCCGGCTGGCTGAGCGAGGCTGACCTCGCCTATTTCACCGAAAGCTTCCGCAAGTCCGGCTTCCGCGGCGGGCTGAACTGGTACCGCAACATCGACCGCAATTGGGAGCTGACGGCGCCTTGGCAGGATGCCCAGATTCACCAGCCCTCGCTGTTCATCGCCGGCTCGAAGGACGCCGTCATCACGGGCCTGATCGGGGCCAAGCGCGTCAACGAGCTCGAGCGCGTGCTACCCAACCTCAAGTGCAAGCTGATCCTCGACGGTGCCGGCCATTGGGTCCAGCAGGAGCGTCCCGAGGAGGTGAACGCGGCCCTGGTGACGTTTGTAAAGGAGAGCGCGGCTCAGTAG
- a CDS encoding septal ring lytic transglycosylase RlpA family protein, with the protein MGIRRSDSVLRAARGVAAVATCLALANCASSNKFASRVDPKYGVSSSPRVVAFGDPVPKGGGTYRVGKPYVVAGKTYVPEEDVNYRAEGMASWYGDDFHGRLTANGEVFDMTSLTAAHPTLPMPSYARVTNVSNGKSLIVRVNDRGPYHGNRLIDVSNKAAELLEFKGNGVAKVRVEYVGRAPLEGSDDRQLMATLRTGVPAPTPSMVRVASAKPFVPELASSNRGAIRGEVPMPEGRPYNLGNSSADMASLNATSEMSASSRGRGRALQNARAVSYDESGRYASEGAPSAAYGSDGAAEARSILSGRGLY; encoded by the coding sequence ATGGGGATCCGACGGTCAGATTCGGTTTTGCGGGCCGCGCGTGGTGTTGCGGCGGTCGCGACCTGCCTTGCGCTTGCCAATTGCGCCTCCTCGAACAAGTTCGCCAGCCGGGTTGATCCCAAGTACGGCGTGTCCTCGAGCCCCCGGGTGGTGGCCTTCGGCGATCCGGTCCCGAAGGGCGGCGGCACCTACCGTGTCGGCAAGCCCTATGTCGTGGCGGGCAAGACCTACGTGCCCGAGGAGGACGTCAATTACCGCGCCGAGGGCATGGCGTCCTGGTACGGCGATGATTTCCACGGCCGCCTGACCGCCAATGGCGAGGTGTTCGACATGACCTCGCTGACGGCGGCGCATCCGACCCTGCCGATGCCATCCTATGCGCGGGTGACCAATGTCTCGAACGGCAAGTCGCTGATCGTCCGCGTCAATGACCGCGGGCCCTATCACGGCAACCGGCTAATCGACGTCTCGAACAAGGCCGCCGAACTGCTTGAATTCAAAGGCAATGGTGTCGCCAAGGTGCGGGTCGAATATGTCGGCCGGGCACCGCTCGAAGGCTCCGACGACCGCCAGCTGATGGCGACCCTGCGCACCGGCGTTCCGGCGCCGACACCCTCCATGGTCCGGGTCGCCTCGGCCAAACCCTTCGTGCCGGAATTGGCCTCGTCGAACCGCGGTGCCATTCGCGGCGAGGTGCCGATGCCGGAGGGACGACCCTACAACCTCGGCAACAGCTCGGCCGATATGGCCTCGCTCAACGCGACCTCGGAAATGTCGGCCTCGAGCCGCGGCCGGGGCCGGGCGCTCCAGAACGCCCGCGCGGTGTCCTACGACGAGAGCGGCCGCTACGCGAGCGAAGGCGCGCCGTCCGCCGCCTACGGCTCCGACGGTGCGGCCGAGGCTCGCAGCATCCTGAGCGGCCGCGGGCTCTACTGA
- a CDS encoding TIGR00645 family protein — protein MSVEPEARTEPRPPSPRLRLRLLPMIIFGSRWLQLPLYLGLIVAQCVYIALFLKELWHLSWHALDFTEQRIMMSVLALIDVVMISNLLVMVIVGGYETFVSRLELQGHPDEPEWLGHVNASVLKIKLAMAIIGISSIALLRTFIEAGNLGSDRAGYTENGVMWQVLIHLTFVVSAIGIAYVDKLGDSGTRKHAE, from the coding sequence ATGTCGGTTGAGCCAGAGGCCCGCACCGAACCCCGTCCGCCCTCGCCGCGCCTGCGCCTGCGCCTGCTGCCGATGATCATCTTCGGCTCGCGCTGGCTGCAGCTGCCGCTGTATCTCGGGCTGATCGTGGCGCAGTGCGTCTACATCGCGCTATTTCTCAAGGAGCTCTGGCACCTGTCCTGGCACGCGCTCGACTTCACCGAGCAGCGGATCATGATGAGCGTGCTGGCGCTGATCGACGTCGTGATGATCTCCAACCTGCTGGTGATGGTGATCGTCGGCGGCTACGAGACCTTCGTCTCGCGGCTCGAGCTACAAGGCCATCCAGACGAGCCGGAATGGCTCGGCCACGTCAACGCGAGCGTGCTCAAGATCAAGCTCGCCATGGCCATCATCGGCATCTCCTCGATCGCGCTGCTGCGCACCTTCATCGAGGCCGGCAATCTCGGCTCCGACCGTGCCGGCTACACCGAGAACGGCGTGATGTGGCAGGTGCTGATCCATCTCACCTTCGTCGTCTCGGCGATCGGCATCGCCTATGTCGACAAGCTCGGCGATTCCGGGACGCGCAAGCACGCCGAGTGA
- a CDS encoding endonuclease/exonuclease/phosphatase family protein, producing MAPVRFMTWNVHGTFNLNPKFDLEGVCSILRKWTPDVVALQEVDSRSRSDDPFAKLASVIGDHRVHAKSIVTEDGDYGQMLLSRFPFSSVPEIVDVSYQEREPRRAIATDLLTPAGDVRVVATHLGLSIHERYAQARALVSLVKPARTVVLGDFNDWFWVKSVRRVLAQVCPSRTRLRTFPSRLPLMRLDRIYATSDSSIAKVWTDTEARAYSDHLPVIADIEISAEGT from the coding sequence ATGGCGCCGGTGCGCTTCATGACGTGGAATGTGCATGGCACCTTCAATCTCAATCCGAAGTTCGATCTGGAGGGAGTCTGCTCCATCCTGCGCAAATGGACTCCTGATGTCGTTGCGCTTCAGGAGGTGGATTCGCGGTCGCGGTCGGACGATCCGTTTGCGAAGCTGGCGAGCGTCATCGGCGATCACCGCGTGCACGCCAAGTCGATCGTCACCGAGGATGGTGATTACGGTCAGATGCTGCTGAGCCGCTTTCCGTTCTCCAGCGTGCCCGAGATCGTCGATGTGTCGTATCAGGAGCGGGAGCCACGCCGGGCGATCGCCACGGATTTGCTGACGCCTGCCGGCGATGTTCGCGTGGTCGCCACGCATCTCGGCTTGAGCATTCACGAGCGCTATGCCCAAGCGCGGGCCCTGGTAAGCCTGGTGAAACCGGCAAGGACCGTCGTTCTCGGCGATTTCAACGATTGGTTCTGGGTCAAATCGGTGCGGCGGGTGCTCGCTCAGGTCTGTCCAAGCCGGACGCGGCTGCGGACGTTCCCATCGCGCCTACCGCTCATGCGGCTCGACCGGATCTATGCAACGTCCGACAGCTCGATCGCGAAGGTTTGGACCGACACCGAGGCGAGGGCCTATTCAGACCATTTGCCCGTGATTGCGGATATCGAGATCTCCGCCGAGGGGACATGA
- a CDS encoding VTT domain-containing protein: MIPGDTVWRRCRAQRVAVLNDAAAYFAALREALLEAQDIVYIVGWDIHSKTRLVGASGHADDGLPVELGPFLHALVQRRPALRVNILVWDFVSFYASEREWNSAAKFTAGTDGRVRFHLDASLPFGSAQHQKIVCVDGSVAFVGGLDLTIRRWDTSDHRADNPMRCDPQRKPYPPFHDVQCLVDGDAAEQLFELVEQRWRAAGQQVDDRRTVTGDRWPANVPVEAEHMPVGIARTEVVCPAGSTIREVERSLIAAIRSATSFVYIENQFTSATRMARELAEQMCRVPSLRALIVAPKLHSSWLESQAMQNGRGAFIDCFSTAGVADRIRFVYPVARSGHKEAAVMVHSKLMVVDDRILRIGSANLNNRSMGADSECDLIFEAESEEHRDFIKSVRRRLIAHFCGLDEQVVTQNEHRLFALLDEASKTGGTKTLRKVEASVLTSTLASMVQPVADPELPLHLERAASRMWNTKTLIGVASIALALFGLALAWSYTSLSDYADTGHISALLSAYSQSVWGPPFAIAAFVLGGLVIFPVLVLIAATAAALGPWLGFITAMVGVLLSALTLFAIGRFLGRERLQRLLGRRAARIQERVVGKGILAVVVIRMIPIAPFSLVNVVAGASTLPLRDFMVGTLLGMMPGILAMAVLGAQIADLARNASWTNIALLVLAFLGWLGICAAAQFVATWLAGRR, translated from the coding sequence TTGATCCCCGGCGACACCGTCTGGCGGCGGTGCAGGGCGCAGCGCGTGGCGGTTCTGAACGATGCAGCTGCCTATTTTGCAGCCCTGCGGGAGGCGCTGCTGGAGGCGCAGGATATCGTCTACATCGTCGGATGGGACATCCACAGCAAGACCCGGCTGGTCGGAGCTTCCGGACATGCGGATGACGGCTTGCCTGTGGAGCTCGGTCCATTCCTGCACGCGCTGGTTCAGCGCCGTCCCGCCTTGCGCGTCAACATTCTCGTCTGGGACTTCGTCTCCTTTTACGCCTCCGAGAGGGAGTGGAATTCGGCGGCGAAATTCACTGCCGGCACGGATGGCCGCGTGCGCTTTCATCTGGACGCCTCGCTTCCGTTTGGTTCGGCTCAACACCAGAAGATCGTCTGTGTCGACGGTTCAGTGGCGTTCGTCGGCGGCCTTGATCTGACGATCAGACGCTGGGACACGAGTGACCATCGCGCTGACAACCCAATGCGCTGCGATCCCCAGCGCAAGCCATATCCGCCGTTTCATGACGTTCAATGCCTGGTCGACGGGGATGCCGCGGAGCAGCTGTTCGAGCTCGTGGAGCAACGCTGGCGTGCGGCGGGCCAACAGGTTGATGATCGGCGCACCGTAACGGGCGATCGCTGGCCGGCGAATGTGCCTGTTGAGGCCGAACATATGCCGGTGGGGATCGCCAGAACCGAAGTGGTCTGTCCTGCAGGCTCGACCATCAGGGAGGTCGAGCGCTCGTTGATCGCCGCGATCCGGTCGGCGACGAGCTTCGTGTACATCGAAAACCAGTTCACCAGCGCGACCCGGATGGCGCGCGAATTGGCGGAACAGATGTGTCGCGTGCCGTCGCTTCGGGCCCTGATCGTCGCGCCGAAACTGCATTCCTCGTGGCTGGAATCCCAGGCCATGCAGAACGGCCGGGGTGCCTTCATCGACTGCTTCAGCACGGCCGGCGTCGCCGATCGCATCCGCTTCGTCTACCCTGTCGCGCGCAGCGGGCATAAGGAAGCCGCGGTGATGGTGCACAGCAAGCTCATGGTCGTCGACGACCGGATCTTGCGGATCGGCTCGGCCAATTTGAACAATCGCTCGATGGGCGCCGACAGCGAATGCGATCTGATTTTCGAAGCTGAATCCGAGGAGCATCGGGATTTCATCAAATCGGTCCGCCGTCGCCTGATCGCGCATTTCTGCGGTCTCGACGAACAGGTCGTCACGCAGAACGAGCATCGGCTGTTCGCTTTGCTGGACGAGGCGTCGAAAACCGGTGGGACGAAGACGCTGCGGAAGGTGGAAGCTTCGGTCCTGACCAGCACGCTGGCCAGCATGGTTCAGCCGGTGGCGGATCCCGAGCTGCCGCTTCATCTGGAGCGCGCGGCATCCCGCATGTGGAATACGAAGACGTTGATCGGGGTGGCCTCGATCGCCTTGGCGCTCTTTGGCCTGGCGCTGGCCTGGTCGTACACCTCCTTGAGCGATTACGCCGACACGGGCCACATTTCGGCGCTGCTGTCGGCCTATTCGCAGTCCGTTTGGGGACCGCCATTTGCGATCGCTGCCTTTGTCCTTGGCGGGCTGGTCATCTTTCCGGTTCTCGTGCTCATCGCCGCAACGGCCGCCGCACTCGGGCCGTGGCTGGGCTTCATCACCGCCATGGTGGGCGTCCTGCTCAGCGCCCTTACCCTGTTTGCGATCGGTCGTTTCCTCGGCCGCGAACGCCTTCAGCGTTTGCTCGGGAGACGTGCCGCACGCATCCAGGAACGCGTCGTCGGCAAGGGAATTTTGGCGGTCGTCGTCATCCGTATGATCCCCATCGCACCCTTCTCGCTGGTGAACGTCGTGGCGGGTGCGAGCACGCTGCCGCTGCGTGACTTCATGGTTGGGACGCTGCTGGGCATGATGCCCGGCATTCTCGCCATGGCCGTCCTGGGCGCCCAGATCGCGGACCTCGCCAGGAATGCGTCCTGGACCAACATAGCGCTGCTCGTGCTGGCGTTCCTGGGCTGGCTCGGGATCTGCGCCGCCGCACAATTCGTCGCGACCTGGCTCGCCGGGAGACGCTGA